The sequence AAAACAAACTATATAACATGAAAAAAGTAATTTTAATTACTCTACTTTTTTTTACTCTGCAAAGCGTTGTAGCACAGGTAAAAAAAATAAAAGGACAAGTCACAGACATGACTGGTCTACCTTTAAATATGGCAAACATAATTATTAAAGGAGAAAAAAAAGGTACTATTAGTGATTTTGATGGTTACTTTTCTATTGATGTAAACAAAGGACAAACACTAGTAATATCCTATCTTGGGTTTGAAACCAAAGAAATTATTGTTCAAGATCAAACTGAAATTAATGTACAGCTAAAAGAATCTATAGTAACAGGATTAAATGAAGTAGTTGTAACTTCATTAGGCATTAAAAAATCCAAAAAATCATTGACCTACTCTACTCAAGAAGTTAAAAACGAAGAATTAACAAGAGTAAAAGACGCTAATATTGTAAACACAATTGCAGGTAAAATTGCAGGTGTTGCAATAACAAGAAGTGCAGGTGGAACAGGTGGTTCTACAAAAGTTATAATTAGGGGAAACTCATCTATAATAAACAATCAGCCTTTATATGTTGTAGATGGAATACCGTTATATAATGTATCTCCAAGTCAACCAAATGAAGTATTTGGTGATACAGGAACTGGAAACAGAGATGGTGGAGATATTATTTCTTTAATTAATCCAGATGATATAGAAAACATGTCTGTACTTAAAGGAGCAGCAGCTTCTGCTCTTTACGGTACACAGGGAGGACGAGGTGTTATATTATTGACCACAAAAAAAGGAAATACAGGAAAACCAACAATCAAAATTACGTCTACCTCTATTTTTGAGCAGCCATTATCTTTACCTAAACTACAAAACTCCTATTTAGCAGTAGCCGACAATGCACAAGAGTCTTGGGGACCAGCTGGACAAAGCAAAGAATATGTGAACAACTTTTTCAATACAGGAGTAACACAAACCACTTCGGTAAACTATACAGGAAGTAGTATTTTAGGAACATCAATGTTATCGTTTGCTAACACAAGGGCATCGGGAATATTACCAGAAAATAGTTTAAATAAAAACAACTTTTCACTCAAGCAAAACACAAAGTTTTTCAACGACAAATTAAACATCAGTGCATTAGTAACCTATGCTAATCAAAAGATTTACAATAAACCTACGAGTGGACTGTATAACAACCCTTTGACTGGTTTGTATACTATGAACAGAAATAATGATTTTAATAATTATAGTAATAATTATGAAAATTACAATGCGCAATTAGATATACCAGAACAAAATTGGAATACTACTCCCGATGAATTTCAACAAAATCCATATTGGTTAATCCATAGAAATAAAACGATCGATAAAAACCGTTTTCTAATGGCTTCACTTAGTTTAGATTATACTATCAATACTTGGTTGAAAGTAGCTTCAAGATATAGTTATAGCAGTGTATCCAATTCATTCGACAAGAAAATATATGCTACTTCTGCAGCAACACTTTCACATGAAAATGGTAGATATATATTCTATGATTTAGTAAGTTCTCAAAATTATGGTGATTTAATTGCAACAATTGATACCGATTTTAATGAAGACTTTAGTTTTACTACAAACATTGGTTCAAGTTTATTAAAAAACTCAAACAACAAAGGTACTTGGTTAGATTCAGGAATTACAGAAGGGTTAGCTTCTCCTAACTGGTTTACACTTTCAAACTTTAATAGTATACGAGGAAGTCGTCAAATAGATGCTGGAACAAAAGAAATACAATCGGTTTTTGCAACAGCAAACATAGGATATAAAGATTACCTGTTTTTTGATGTGAGTGGAAGAAAAGACTGGTCATCAGCATTAGTTAACACTTCTAGTATTGGTTTCTTCTATAAATCAGTTGGTGTATCAAACATTATATCTGAAGTAATAGAAATGCCCAAATTTGTAAACTATGGAAAAATTAGAATGTCCTATGCAGAAGTTGGTAATGATGTATCATCCTATATAACAGTGCCACAATATACTATTGATCCTGTTACTGGTAA is a genomic window of Flavobacterium jumunjinense containing:
- a CDS encoding SusC/RagA family TonB-linked outer membrane protein codes for the protein MKKVILITLLFFTLQSVVAQVKKIKGQVTDMTGLPLNMANIIIKGEKKGTISDFDGYFSIDVNKGQTLVISYLGFETKEIIVQDQTEINVQLKESIVTGLNEVVVTSLGIKKSKKSLTYSTQEVKNEELTRVKDANIVNTIAGKIAGVAITRSAGGTGGSTKVIIRGNSSIINNQPLYVVDGIPLYNVSPSQPNEVFGDTGTGNRDGGDIISLINPDDIENMSVLKGAAASALYGTQGGRGVILLTTKKGNTGKPTIKITSTSIFEQPLSLPKLQNSYLAVADNAQESWGPAGQSKEYVNNFFNTGVTQTTSVNYTGSSILGTSMLSFANTRASGILPENSLNKNNFSLKQNTKFFNDKLNISALVTYANQKIYNKPTSGLYNNPLTGLYTMNRNNDFNNYSNNYENYNAQLDIPEQNWNTTPDEFQQNPYWLIHRNKTIDKNRFLMASLSLDYTINTWLKVASRYSYSSVSNSFDKKIYATSAATLSHENGRYIFYDLVSSQNYGDLIATIDTDFNEDFSFTTNIGSSLLKNSNNKGTWLDSGITEGLASPNWFTLSNFNSIRGSRQIDAGTKEIQSVFATANIGYKDYLFFDVSGRKDWSSALVNTSSIGFFYKSVGVSNIISEVIEMPKFVNYGKIRMSYAEVGNDVSSYITVPQYTIDPVTGNPNFPNTRPLFGADYKSELKSEFEIGTEWRLFENRFGFELSYYNSKTKNQLFYIPAPLSASSASFFGINGGSIRNTGIELIADARIIENDKFSWKTILNYSHNKNTVESIPADLGNEVALTIAGNNGYQYSLVEGRPFGVIQGRTLRKDEQGRAILATDGSLQYNNTFEEIGNANPDFMLGLANNFKIGKVNVNLLIDGRFGGDVLSLTESINDFYGVSQATADARNNGGVTLQTVSASGVPATTTFTAEEYYKFVGGRNGVAGEYIYDATNVILRELSLGYTFTPKKSGLIHSASLSLIGRNLFFFYKKAPFDPNLSLSTGEGLQGVDIYGIPSTRSLGLNLNVTF